From Humisphaera borealis, the proteins below share one genomic window:
- the guaB gene encoding IMP dehydrogenase has product MDHPKILQDGITFDDVLLIPARSDFVPADANTHTRLTRNIELHIPLISAPMDTVTESALAIALAQEGGIGIIHKNLSVENQAREVEKVKRSENGVIVDPIVLPPSATIGTARQVMRDFNVSGIPIVEGGSDGGARLSAQSAAGNGKVPKLVGILTRRDLKFQEDDNRKIGEVMTKENLVTAPEETSLEDAERILYKSKVEKLLLVDKDHRLAGLVTMRDLDKLHQFPNACKDKRGRLRVGAATGVKDFRRVEALIKAEVDVVVVDTAHGHSNNVIETVREIKRRWDIQVIAGNIATAQGAKDLIDAGVDAVKVGIGPGAICTTRIISGVGVPQVSAIFAAVSVAEAAGVPVIADGGIRHSGDITKAIAAGASTCMMGSLFAGLDESPGETIIHGGRRYKAYRGMGSMGAMVVGSADRYGQGNVKDRGKLVPEGVEGRVPYRGHLSDFVYQLVGGLRAGMGYCGTKSIEELRKNAKFVRVSAASMAESHPHDIQITKESPNYTLDFAGESK; this is encoded by the coding sequence ATGGATCACCCCAAGATTCTTCAGGACGGCATCACCTTCGACGACGTGCTGCTCATTCCAGCCCGCAGCGACTTCGTCCCCGCGGACGCCAATACCCACACCCGGCTCACCCGCAACATCGAGTTGCACATCCCGCTGATCAGTGCCCCGATGGACACCGTGACTGAATCGGCCCTGGCGATTGCGCTGGCCCAGGAAGGCGGGATCGGCATCATCCACAAGAATCTGTCGGTCGAAAACCAGGCCCGCGAGGTGGAGAAGGTCAAGCGGTCGGAGAACGGTGTCATCGTCGACCCGATCGTCCTTCCGCCGTCGGCGACCATCGGCACCGCCCGGCAGGTGATGCGGGATTTCAACGTCAGCGGCATCCCGATTGTCGAAGGGGGCAGCGACGGCGGGGCACGCCTGAGCGCTCAGTCGGCCGCCGGCAACGGCAAGGTGCCCAAGCTGGTCGGCATCCTGACCCGCCGCGATCTGAAGTTTCAGGAAGACGACAACCGCAAGATCGGCGAGGTGATGACCAAGGAAAACCTGGTCACCGCGCCGGAGGAAACCAGCCTCGAAGACGCCGAGCGCATCCTCTACAAGAGCAAGGTCGAGAAGCTGCTGCTGGTCGATAAGGACCACCGCCTGGCGGGCCTGGTCACCATGCGGGACCTGGACAAACTGCACCAGTTCCCCAATGCCTGCAAAGACAAGCGCGGCCGATTGCGCGTCGGGGCGGCGACGGGCGTGAAAGATTTCCGCCGGGTGGAGGCTCTGATCAAGGCCGAGGTCGATGTCGTTGTCGTCGATACCGCCCACGGCCACTCGAACAACGTCATCGAGACGGTCCGGGAGATCAAAAGGCGTTGGGACATCCAGGTGATCGCCGGCAACATCGCCACGGCACAGGGCGCCAAAGACCTGATTGACGCCGGCGTGGACGCTGTGAAGGTGGGCATTGGCCCCGGGGCGATCTGCACGACACGGATCATCTCCGGCGTCGGCGTGCCGCAGGTGTCGGCGATCTTCGCGGCCGTCAGCGTCGCGGAAGCCGCTGGCGTGCCGGTCATCGCCGACGGCGGCATCCGGCATTCCGGCGACATCACCAAGGCGATCGCCGCCGGGGCAAGCACCTGCATGATGGGCAGCCTGTTCGCCGGCCTCGATGAATCGCCCGGCGAAACCATCATTCACGGCGGAAGGCGCTACAAAGCCTACCGCGGCATGGGTAGCATGGGCGCGATGGTGGTCGGCTCGGCCGACCGCTACGGCCAGGGCAACGTGAAGGACCGCGGCAAACTGGTCCCCGAAGGCGTCGAAGGCCGCGTGCCGTATCGCGGCCACCTGAGCGATTTCGTGTATCAGCTGGTCGGCGGTCTGCGGGCCGGCATGGGCTACTGCGGCACGAAATCGATCGAGGAACTGCGGAAGAACGCGAAGTTCGTTCGGGTGTCCGCCGCGAGCATGGCAGAGAGCCATCCGCACGACATCCAGATCACGAAGGAATCGCCGAACTACACGTTGGATTTCGCGGGAGAGAGTAAGTAG
- the rpmH gene encoding 50S ribosomal protein L34 has protein sequence MHYPHRISKVKRARKIGFRARMRTTNGRKMINRKRRVGRRVQVV, from the coding sequence ATGCATTACCCCCATCGAATCAGCAAAGTGAAGCGCGCCCGCAAGATCGGTTTCCGCGCCCGCATGCGGACCACCAACGGCCGCAAGATGATCAACCGCAAGCGCCGGGTCGGCCGTCGCGTGCAGGTCGTCTGA